A section of the Lujinxingia sediminis genome encodes:
- a CDS encoding DNRLRE domain-containing protein — MFTPLRRLGLAALCLLALSACNLDDTAPRSQFVADGEACTSDDACVSGLCLNGLKVCAATCEDSCEGDLVCTEGHCLPQDYCDEGFGPGCALTSCEPGCHADATCDLQAEGGPTCVCNQGFDGDGSSCTLIDENPCLIDNGGCGDPELVQCDALVDADSGEREAQCTLINPCITANGGCGDPAFFTCLHTGVGDRECADVDVCADANGGCGDPERYACVPRSGAPPLCRFVASCDVAYEASLVYDSFVSSNDVDGIFVGRPFLVTAPHGFDAENEGYQAANLHQTYLMFELQPLSELRGSSELDVTAIHLDMQVMPSSMSEGAGVVTVHQVANEWYGANLRYSNRPPVLFHELSRMPVFLDGAGLGDHTLRLQGELLSQRVLESVNVGARYLSLMLESEEVGIFYYSNRYNEGAKAPKLSVIANACDQQGFGAQANAMVSRSEPDTALGEGDGLVADRDRSEFYVRFDMSQIPVGSEIVGAQLELVAIDATSFGGDATFTLDYLTTEVWDEASVTYSSRPAAAGAELATFTVDTSETRDLAQRIILDTTELFETVVEHIEAEQSISLRITASGDAATFAGRNHSQTAWRPRLTVIYE; from the coding sequence ATGTTCACCCCTCTGCGCCGGCTCGGGCTTGCCGCTCTTTGCCTGCTCGCGCTCTCCGCATGCAACCTCGACGATACTGCACCCAGAAGTCAATTTGTTGCCGATGGCGAGGCCTGCACCTCCGACGATGCCTGCGTCTCGGGGCTCTGCCTCAATGGCCTGAAGGTCTGCGCTGCGACCTGCGAAGACTCCTGCGAGGGCGACCTCGTCTGCACCGAGGGCCACTGCCTGCCTCAAGACTACTGCGATGAGGGCTTTGGCCCGGGCTGCGCTCTCACCAGCTGCGAGCCGGGCTGCCACGCCGACGCCACCTGCGACCTTCAGGCCGAAGGCGGCCCCACATGTGTCTGCAACCAGGGCTTTGATGGCGACGGTTCAAGCTGCACCCTCATCGACGAAAACCCCTGTCTCATCGACAACGGAGGCTGCGGCGATCCGGAGCTTGTGCAATGCGATGCGCTCGTAGACGCCGACTCCGGGGAGAGGGAGGCGCAGTGTACGCTCATCAACCCCTGCATCACCGCCAACGGAGGCTGCGGCGACCCGGCGTTCTTCACCTGCCTCCACACCGGCGTTGGAGACAGGGAGTGCGCCGATGTGGACGTGTGCGCCGATGCCAACGGAGGCTGCGGCGACCCGGAGCGTTACGCGTGCGTCCCTCGCAGCGGTGCGCCGCCCCTCTGCCGTTTTGTCGCCTCCTGCGACGTGGCTTACGAGGCGTCGCTGGTCTATGACTCCTTTGTGAGCTCGAATGACGTCGACGGTATCTTTGTCGGGAGGCCCTTTCTGGTGACCGCGCCACACGGCTTTGATGCCGAGAACGAAGGGTACCAGGCGGCGAATCTCCACCAGACCTATTTGATGTTTGAGCTTCAGCCGCTTTCAGAGCTTCGCGGGAGTTCGGAGCTCGACGTCACGGCGATTCATCTGGATATGCAGGTCATGCCTTCGAGCATGTCTGAGGGCGCGGGCGTCGTCACCGTCCACCAGGTCGCCAACGAGTGGTACGGCGCGAATTTGCGCTATTCGAATCGGCCGCCGGTGCTCTTTCATGAACTCAGTCGGATGCCTGTGTTCCTGGATGGCGCAGGTCTCGGTGATCACACGCTTCGTTTGCAGGGAGAGCTGCTGAGTCAGCGTGTGCTGGAGAGCGTGAACGTCGGCGCGCGCTACCTCTCGCTGATGCTGGAGTCGGAGGAGGTGGGGATCTTCTATTACTCCAACAGGTATAACGAAGGCGCAAAGGCGCCGAAGCTCAGCGTGATCGCCAACGCGTGCGATCAGCAGGGGTTTGGGGCTCAGGCCAACGCCATGGTGAGTCGCAGCGAGCCCGACACCGCGTTGGGCGAGGGCGATGGGCTGGTGGCGGATCGCGACCGCAGTGAGTTCTATGTGCGTTTTGATATGTCGCAGATCCCCGTCGGCTCGGAGATCGTCGGAGCCCAACTTGAGCTTGTGGCCATCGACGCCACCAGCTTCGGCGGCGACGCCACCTTCACCCTCGACTACCTCACCACCGAGGTCTGGGACGAAGCGTCGGTCACCTACTCCAGTCGCCCCGCCGCCGCCGGCGCCGAGCTGGCCACCTTCACCGTGGACACCTCCGAGACCCGCGACCTCGCTCAGCGCATCATCCTGGACACCACGGAGCTCTTCGAGACGGTGGTCGAGCACATTGAGGCCGAGCAGTCCATCAGCCTGCGCATCACCGCCTCCGGTGACGCCGCCACCTTCGCCGGTCGCAACCACTCCCAGACGGCGTGGCGTCCTCGTCTCACCGTGATCTACGAGTAA
- a CDS encoding DUF7594 domain-containing protein — protein sequence MFTSLRRVGLASLCLLALSACNLDDVAPENQLAADGEACTSDDACASGLCLKGLKVCAATCEDTCEGDLVCSDGHCLPADYCDEGFGPGCAPTTCEPGCHADATCDLQATAGPTCVCNDGFEGDGVSCTIIETNPCLEDNGGCGDPGTVQCDAVEDDDSGELVAECTIINPCLTDNGGCGDPEFFACTNAAVGEGVCSEVDLCATDNGGCGDPERYECVPVSGQAPLCKFVASCDVEHVVPLLEDTFTSLSEPSTSFAEKPFLVVNPPERSSTYRAVYEYTAREPHESYLSFDLRELPDGFPVIGARLNMVGFDGHAWGGNRDTYINLVSNEWRADELNWENAPETLAERLGFWFLWQNGNSPVERPVFAESAELASMIEERRADGVERVSLNLNGSDYTTIYYSSEHEEAEKRPRLTLTVRECNQPVLLPDANATVNNREPDTALGEGDGLVADRDRSEFYVRFDMSQIPVGSEIVGAQLELVAIDATSFGGDATFTLDYLTTEVWGEASVTYSSRPAAAGAELATFTVDTSETRDHAQRIILDTTELFETVAERFEAEQSISLRVAASGDAATFAGRNHSQTAWRPRLTVIYE from the coding sequence ATGTTCACCTCTCTGCGCCGCGTCGGGCTCGCCTCCCTTTGCCTGCTTGCGCTCTCGGCCTGCAACCTCGACGACGTCGCTCCCGAGAATCAGCTCGCTGCCGATGGCGAGGCCTGCACCTCCGACGATGCCTGCGCCTCCGGGCTCTGCCTCAAGGGCCTGAAGGTCTGCGCTGCTACCTGCGAAGACACCTGCGAGGGCGACCTCGTCTGCTCAGATGGCCACTGCCTGCCCGCTGACTACTGCGATGAGGGCTTTGGCCCGGGCTGCGCCCCCACCACCTGCGAGCCGGGCTGCCACGCCGACGCCACCTGCGATCTTCAAGCCACCGCCGGACCCACATGCGTCTGCAACGATGGCTTCGAAGGCGACGGCGTGAGCTGCACCATCATCGAGACAAACCCCTGCCTGGAAGATAACGGCGGCTGCGGCGACCCGGGCACGGTGCAATGCGACGCCGTCGAGGATGACGATAGCGGGGAGCTGGTCGCCGAGTGCACCATCATCAACCCCTGCCTCACCGACAACGGCGGCTGCGGCGACCCGGAGTTCTTTGCGTGCACCAACGCGGCGGTCGGCGAGGGCGTATGCTCCGAGGTGGACCTCTGTGCCACCGATAACGGGGGCTGCGGCGACCCGGAGCGCTACGAGTGCGTTCCTGTAAGCGGCCAGGCGCCTCTCTGCAAATTTGTCGCCTCCTGCGATGTCGAGCATGTCGTTCCCCTGCTCGAAGACACCTTCACGAGCTTATCCGAGCCTTCAACGAGCTTCGCCGAGAAGCCCTTTCTGGTGGTCAACCCTCCAGAACGATCTAGCACGTACCGCGCCGTGTACGAGTACACTGCCCGCGAGCCCCACGAGAGCTACCTGAGCTTTGATCTACGCGAACTCCCCGATGGATTCCCCGTCATTGGTGCTCGCCTCAATATGGTGGGGTTCGATGGCCATGCCTGGGGTGGCAATCGCGACACCTACATCAACCTGGTGAGCAACGAGTGGCGCGCCGACGAACTCAACTGGGAGAACGCCCCGGAGACTCTGGCCGAACGTCTGGGCTTCTGGTTCCTATGGCAAAATGGCAACAGTCCCGTGGAGCGCCCCGTTTTCGCCGAGAGCGCCGAGCTCGCCAGCATGATTGAAGAGCGCCGCGCCGATGGCGTGGAGCGGGTCTCGCTCAACCTCAATGGCTCCGACTACACCACGATCTATTACTCCAGCGAGCATGAAGAGGCGGAGAAGCGCCCCCGGCTCACCCTGACGGTGCGCGAGTGCAACCAGCCGGTGCTGCTGCCCGACGCCAACGCCACCGTCAACAACCGTGAGCCCGACACCGCGTTGGGCGAGGGCGATGGGCTGGTGGCGGATCGCGACCGCAGTGAGTTCTATGTGCGTTTTGATATGTCGCAGATCCCCGTCGGCTCGGAGATCGTCGGAGCCCAACTTGAGCTTGTGGCCATTGACGCCACCAGCTTTGGCGGCGACGCCACCTTCACCCTCGACTACCTCACCACCGAGGTCTGGGGCGAAGCGTCGGTCACCTACTCCAGCCGCCCCGCCGCCGCCGGCGCCGAGCTGGCCACCTTCACTGTGGACACCTCCGAGACCCGCGACCACGCTCAGCGCATCATCCTGGACACCACGGAGCTCTTCGAGACGGTGGCCGAGCGCTTTGAGGCCGAGCAGTCCATTAGCCTACGCGTCGCCGCTTCCGGTGATGCCGCCACCTTCGCCGGTCGCAACCACTCCCAGACGGCGTGGCGTCCTCGTCTCACCGTGATCTACGAGTAA
- a CDS encoding ABC transporter ATP-binding protein, which yields MSPADVDARRLSPPSEHPFKRLLHYAKPHRKRVWAAATSSVLNKIFDLAPPALIGAAIDVVVEQEDSLVASLGIVDVTHQLIALSVLTVLVWGLESAFQYLQEWLWRNLAQTIEHDLRQDAYNHIQSLEMAYFHEQSTGELMAILNDDINQLERFLDTGADDILQVATTAIVIVTTFFILAPQVAWMAMLPVPLIIWGSFKFQRMLAPRYAKVREQVASLNGQLANNLSGIATIKAFATEDYETRRIAQESDDYRQANRAAISLSAAFSPLIRMAIVLGFTATLLYGGMLAIEGTLAVGVYSVLVFLTQRLLWPLTRLGKTFDLYQRAMASTRRVLNLLATPISIISGQTPFEKEGARGELVFEDVAFAYPDREPILQNFNLRIPAGTTLGVVGATGAGKSTLINLLMRFFEPEKGTVRIDGTPLDALRTDDLRRAIGLVSQQTFLFHGTVRENIAYGSFDADDEAIERASRQAEAHPFIAALPRGYDTIVGERGETLSGGQKQRISIARAVLRDPRVLILDEATSAVDNATEAAIQRSMNSLAQDRTMIIIAHRLSTVRAADHIIVMDQGRIIEQGSHDELVALGGDYAALWNIQTGTTHQLSPDVVE from the coding sequence ATGAGTCCCGCCGACGTGGATGCCCGACGCCTCTCTCCTCCCTCCGAACATCCCTTTAAGCGCCTGCTCCATTACGCCAAACCCCACCGAAAACGCGTCTGGGCGGCGGCCACCTCGTCGGTGCTCAACAAGATCTTCGACCTGGCCCCGCCCGCGCTCATCGGCGCGGCCATCGACGTGGTCGTCGAGCAGGAAGACTCGCTGGTCGCCTCGTTGGGCATCGTCGATGTCACCCACCAGCTCATCGCCCTCTCGGTGCTCACCGTGCTGGTCTGGGGCCTGGAGAGCGCCTTTCAATACCTCCAGGAATGGCTCTGGCGTAACCTCGCTCAGACCATCGAGCACGATCTTCGTCAGGACGCCTACAACCATATCCAGAGCCTGGAGATGGCCTATTTTCACGAGCAGTCCACCGGCGAGCTGATGGCGATCCTCAATGATGACATTAATCAGCTTGAGCGCTTTTTAGATACCGGTGCCGACGACATCCTGCAGGTCGCCACCACTGCGATTGTCATCGTCACGACCTTCTTTATTCTGGCTCCCCAGGTCGCCTGGATGGCCATGCTGCCGGTCCCCCTCATCATCTGGGGATCCTTTAAGTTCCAACGCATGCTGGCGCCGCGCTATGCGAAGGTGCGCGAGCAGGTCGCAAGCCTCAATGGCCAGCTCGCCAACAACCTCTCCGGCATCGCCACCATCAAGGCCTTTGCCACCGAAGACTACGAGACACGTCGCATCGCTCAAGAGAGCGACGACTACCGCCAGGCCAACCGCGCTGCCATCAGCTTGAGCGCCGCGTTCAGTCCGCTGATCCGCATGGCGATTGTGCTGGGCTTTACCGCCACGCTCCTCTACGGCGGGATGCTCGCCATTGAGGGCACCCTGGCCGTGGGCGTCTACTCGGTGCTTGTTTTCCTCACGCAGCGTCTGCTCTGGCCCCTGACCCGTCTGGGCAAAACCTTCGATCTCTACCAGCGCGCCATGGCCTCCACTCGCCGCGTCCTCAACCTGTTGGCCACGCCCATCTCGATCATCAGCGGTCAGACCCCTTTTGAAAAAGAGGGCGCCCGCGGAGAGCTCGTCTTCGAAGACGTCGCGTTCGCCTACCCCGATCGCGAGCCCATCCTCCAAAACTTCAACCTGCGCATCCCCGCCGGCACCACCCTGGGCGTGGTCGGGGCCACCGGCGCCGGGAAATCCACCCTGATCAACCTCCTGATGCGCTTCTTTGAGCCCGAAAAGGGCACCGTGCGCATCGATGGCACCCCCCTTGATGCGCTGCGCACCGACGATCTGCGCCGCGCCATCGGCCTGGTCAGCCAGCAGACCTTCCTCTTTCATGGCACCGTGCGCGAGAACATCGCCTACGGCTCTTTTGACGCCGACGACGAGGCCATCGAACGCGCCAGCCGCCAGGCCGAAGCCCACCCCTTCATCGCGGCGCTTCCCCGCGGCTACGACACCATCGTGGGCGAACGCGGCGAAACCCTCTCCGGCGGCCAGAAACAACGCATCTCGATTGCCCGCGCCGTGCTGCGTGACCCCCGCGTACTCATCCTCGATGAGGCCACAAGTGCCGTCGACAACGCCACCGAAGCCGCCATCCAGCGCTCGATGAACAGCCTGGCGCAAGATCGCACCATGATCATCATCGCCCACCGCCTCTCCACGGTGCGCGCGGCCGACCATATCATCGTCATGGATCAGGGCCGCATCATCGAGCAGGGCTCCCACGATGAGCTCGTGGCACTCGGCGGTGACTACGCCGCGCTCTGGAATATCCAGACCGGCACCACCCATCAGCTCTCCCCCGACGTGGTTGAGTAG
- a CDS encoding homoserine kinase encodes MLDQRLQHATAVAPATIANVAVGFDILGFSLSEIDGATGLSDRVRVERVKTPGVHLVEISGDDALIQELPDDPEANTATAGLVQMAIDKKLDFGLEVRVFKGVPTSRGLGGAASSAVAAVVAASAVLDVPLSLPERFKYALLGETLAAGQPHGDNVAPAMLGGLILVRSMDPFDVVRIPVPHDFGAVVVVPEHAVDVRLSRAQLNEMLPLKAHVAQSANLAGFITGCFRDDRELITRSLHDLVVEPQRAPTIPGFAGVKQAALDAGALGVSISGAGPTLFALHDFRARKASIAGAMLQAFEDAGVNARAFHSPVNGLGAHIIERGPIL; translated from the coding sequence ATGCTCGACCAACGCCTCCAGCACGCCACCGCCGTCGCCCCGGCCACCATCGCCAACGTCGCGGTGGGCTTTGACATCCTCGGCTTCAGCTTAAGTGAGATCGATGGTGCCACCGGCCTCTCCGACCGCGTGCGCGTTGAGCGCGTCAAAACCCCCGGTGTGCATCTTGTGGAGATCAGCGGCGATGACGCGCTCATCCAGGAGCTCCCCGACGATCCGGAGGCCAACACCGCCACCGCCGGCCTGGTGCAGATGGCCATCGACAAAAAACTCGACTTCGGCCTGGAGGTCCGCGTCTTTAAAGGCGTGCCCACCTCCCGCGGCCTGGGGGGCGCGGCATCCAGCGCGGTGGCCGCCGTGGTGGCCGCCAGCGCCGTGCTCGATGTCCCGCTCTCCCTTCCCGAGCGTTTTAAATACGCGCTCCTGGGCGAAACCCTGGCCGCCGGCCAGCCCCACGGCGACAACGTGGCTCCGGCGATGCTCGGCGGGTTGATCCTCGTGCGCTCGATGGACCCCTTCGATGTCGTGCGCATCCCCGTTCCCCACGATTTTGGCGCGGTGGTCGTCGTGCCCGAGCATGCCGTCGATGTGCGTCTCTCCCGCGCCCAGCTCAATGAGATGCTCCCGCTCAAAGCTCACGTCGCCCAGTCCGCCAACCTGGCGGGCTTTATCACCGGCTGCTTCCGCGACGACCGCGAGCTGATCACGCGCTCGCTCCATGATCTCGTCGTCGAGCCCCAGCGCGCCCCCACCATCCCGGGCTTTGCCGGGGTCAAGCAGGCCGCGCTCGATGCCGGCGCCCTGGGCGTCTCCATCTCCGGGGCCGGACCGACCCTCTTTGCGTTGCACGACTTCCGCGCCCGCAAAGCCTCGATCGCCGGAGCCATGCTCCAGGCCTTTGAGGACGCCGGCGTCAACGCCCGGGCCTTCCACTCCCCGGTCAACGGCCTGGGCGCGCATATCATCGAGCGCGGTCCCATCCTCTGA
- the msrB gene encoding peptide-methionine (R)-S-oxide reductase MsrB, with amino-acid sequence MREAEPQVQLSEEEWRARLTPAQYQVLREEGTERAGSGELLHVKEDGTFVCAACGQELFSSDHKYDSRTGWPSFYAPISEEAVGTKMDTSHGMRRVEVHCSRCGGHLGHIFPDGPAPTGLRYCVNSASMGFTPADEAPADETPADEAPAGANSDGTAP; translated from the coding sequence CTGCGGGAGGCCGAGCCTCAGGTGCAACTCAGCGAAGAGGAATGGCGAGCGCGGCTGACCCCGGCCCAGTACCAGGTGCTGCGCGAGGAGGGCACCGAGCGGGCCGGAAGCGGCGAGCTTTTGCACGTGAAAGAAGACGGAACCTTTGTATGCGCGGCATGTGGCCAGGAGCTCTTCTCCTCGGATCATAAATACGACTCGCGCACGGGCTGGCCGAGCTTCTACGCGCCCATCTCGGAGGAGGCCGTGGGCACGAAGATGGACACCAGCCACGGAATGCGCCGCGTGGAGGTGCATTGCAGCCGCTGCGGCGGGCATCTGGGCCATATCTTCCCGGACGGGCCGGCCCCCACCGGGCTGCGCTACTGCGTCAACTCGGCATCGATGGGCTTTACGCCGGCTGATGAGGCGCCGGCTGATGAGACGCCGGCTGATGAGGCGCCGGCGGGAGCGAACTCAGATGGGACGGCGCCCTGA